A stretch of Metabacillus sp. FJAT-52054 DNA encodes these proteins:
- the ald gene encoding alanine dehydrogenase, with protein sequence MIIGVPKEIKNNENRVALTPGGAAQFTAAGHRVLVEKEAGLGSGFTNEAYLEAGAEIIEMAADVWAQSDMIMKVKEPLQPEYVFFREGLILFTYLHLAAEPELALALKQSGVISIAYETVSAGRTLPLLTPMSEVAGRMSAQIGAQFLEKPKGGKGILLAGVPGVSRGKVTIIGGGVVGTNAAKMAIGLGADVTIIDLSADRLRELDDIFGTQIKTLMSNPINIAQAVAESDLLICAVLIPGAKAPTLVTEEMVKSMQPGSVIVDVAIDQGGIVETVDHITTHDQPTYEKHGVVHYAVANMPGAVPRTSTMALTNVTVPYALQIANKGVYKAITENIALKAGLNTANGEITYAAVARDLGFTYVPAEVALDKELTV encoded by the coding sequence ATGATTATAGGTGTACCTAAAGAAATTAAAAACAACGAAAACCGCGTTGCGCTGACTCCAGGCGGAGCAGCACAGTTTACAGCAGCCGGGCATCGTGTTCTTGTAGAAAAAGAAGCTGGCTTAGGAAGCGGCTTTACAAATGAAGCTTATTTGGAAGCAGGCGCAGAGATAATTGAGATGGCAGCTGATGTATGGGCTCAATCCGATATGATTATGAAAGTAAAAGAGCCTTTGCAGCCAGAGTACGTATTTTTCCGCGAGGGTCTGATTCTTTTCACTTACCTTCACCTTGCAGCTGAGCCGGAACTTGCACTTGCTCTAAAACAATCCGGTGTAATCTCGATTGCCTATGAAACTGTTTCAGCAGGACGCACCCTTCCATTGCTTACACCGATGAGTGAAGTGGCAGGACGCATGTCCGCTCAAATCGGTGCCCAATTCCTTGAGAAGCCTAAAGGCGGAAAAGGGATTCTGCTTGCAGGAGTTCCCGGAGTGAGCCGCGGTAAAGTTACAATCATTGGCGGAGGAGTAGTCGGAACAAACGCAGCCAAAATGGCAATCGGTCTTGGAGCGGATGTAACCATTATCGATTTAAGTGCTGACCGTCTGCGTGAATTGGACGATATTTTCGGCACTCAGATTAAAACACTTATGTCCAATCCAATCAACATTGCACAAGCAGTTGCTGAATCCGACTTGCTTATCTGCGCGGTTCTTATTCCTGGCGCAAAAGCACCGACTCTTGTAACCGAGGAAATGGTAAAAAGCATGCAGCCTGGTTCTGTCATCGTTGACGTAGCGATTGACCAGGGAGGAATAGTTGAAACCGTTGACCACATCACAACTCATGACCAGCCAACTTATGAAAAGCACGGCGTCGTTCATTATGCTGTTGCCAACATGCCTGGTGCAGTGCCGAGAACTTCTACAATGGCCCTAACTAACGTGACCGTACCTTACGCATTGCAAATTGCCAATAAAGGTGTATATAAAGCGATCACAGAAAATATCGCCCTTAAAGCAGGCCTGAACACTGCTAATGGGGAGATTACGTACGCAGCTGTTGCTCGTGATCTTGGCTTCACATATGTACCTGCGGAAGTTGCTTTGGATAAAGAATTGACTGTATAA
- a CDS encoding OsmC family protein, which translates to MAEHSFLLQATWPGGRNSVGEIQTGHLKTAISIPPEMDGPGEGTNPDEMLLGAAATCYIITLAAMLERNSIPVESLTMESEGIVEVIKGYITYKKIIHRPDLILASDAEEKEIRLAQRLAEKAEQSCMISRALKGNVSIELEAHIEKNSK; encoded by the coding sequence ATGGCAGAACACAGCTTTTTGCTTCAGGCAACATGGCCCGGCGGAAGAAATAGTGTCGGGGAAATACAAACCGGACATTTAAAGACAGCCATTTCCATCCCTCCGGAAATGGATGGACCGGGTGAGGGAACAAATCCGGATGAAATGCTTTTAGGGGCAGCAGCAACTTGTTATATCATTACACTCGCTGCGATGCTTGAAAGAAATTCAATCCCTGTAGAAAGTCTCACGATGGAGTCTGAGGGAATCGTCGAGGTGATAAAGGGATATATCACGTACAAAAAAATCATTCACCGCCCTGATTTGATTCTAGCATCTGATGCGGAAGAAAAAGAGATCCGACTGGCTCAAAGGCTGGCAGAAAAAGCAGAGCAGTCCTGCATGATTTCACGAGCGCTTAAAGGCAATGTATCCATCGAATTAGAAGCTCATATAGAAAAAAATTCAAAATAA
- a CDS encoding sulfite oxidase-like oxidoreductase, which yields MYFGKSKAHANSERVPPNQHVTKTFPVLHAGSVPEYRELKSWNLQVYGLVEKPLLLSFEDLMEFPQATISNDIHCVTGWSRLDNQWTGVRARDIAHAAGVSGETGFVVLHAEEGWTANLPLEDFLKETSLLAHSHDGKPLTPEHGYPIRAVFPHLYFWKSAKWLRGIQFTKQNHPGFWEKNGYHMNGNPWKEERFSWD from the coding sequence ATGTACTTCGGCAAATCCAAAGCCCATGCTAATTCAGAACGTGTACCTCCTAACCAGCATGTAACGAAAACCTTTCCGGTTCTGCACGCCGGTTCGGTTCCGGAATATCGCGAATTGAAGAGCTGGAATCTTCAGGTTTACGGACTTGTAGAGAAGCCTTTGCTTCTAAGTTTTGAGGATTTGATGGAATTTCCTCAAGCAACTATCTCCAATGATATTCATTGTGTAACGGGATGGTCCAGACTTGATAATCAATGGACAGGTGTTAGAGCAAGGGATATAGCTCATGCAGCGGGAGTCAGCGGCGAAACAGGATTTGTTGTTCTCCATGCCGAGGAAGGATGGACGGCAAATCTTCCGTTAGAAGACTTTCTGAAGGAGACAAGTCTGCTGGCTCATTCTCATGATGGTAAACCATTAACGCCAGAGCATGGATACCCGATCAGAGCAGTTTTTCCGCATCTTTATTTTTGGAAAAGCGCTAAATGGCTTAGGGGAATTCAATTTACAAAGCAAAATCATCCTGGATTCTGGGAAAAAAACGGCTACCATATGAACGGAAACCCTTGGAAAGAGGAGAGATTTTCCTGGGACTAA
- a CDS encoding PucR family transcriptional regulator: MTDRYNQPFIYQFDRLEDIADKISEVLSLPITIEDVNHRLLAYSTHDDCTDPARISTIIGRRVPEKVINSLWKDGTIPKLMNTKEPIRVNQIEEVGLGSRVAISIWKNEEVLGFVWALEIEKKLSPSELQLLKEATEAIKNKLLNLHANKTKRQERSQEMFWRLLTGNVQSIHEIQQGFGQLNVKYPQTFSVILFTFGPEISQSAEKQIDYLLKTTQQVHVLLSTTDYNQLIILAEPRGEQALTEIKDFCASTVRQLDERFGLRGVEACIGGVYGETLKVEQSYHEALAVSKIKQRFPEETMSLTSFSELGIYQYLDVLYEKRKLEGFENYSLQKLKEYDADHKSNLTETLEVYLEADSSVHAAAKQLNVHVNTLSYRLKRITQIAEIDLTNPNEKMTIYLDMKLDRMSL; the protein is encoded by the coding sequence ATGACCGACCGCTATAATCAGCCTTTCATCTACCAGTTTGACCGGCTTGAGGATATTGCCGACAAAATCAGTGAAGTCCTTTCTCTTCCTATTACAATAGAGGACGTAAATCATCGGCTTCTTGCCTACAGTACTCATGACGATTGTACAGATCCGGCAAGAATTTCTACTATTATAGGCCGCCGGGTGCCTGAGAAAGTAATTAACAGCTTATGGAAGGACGGGACGATCCCTAAGCTGATGAACACAAAAGAACCGATCCGTGTAAATCAAATCGAGGAGGTAGGTCTCGGCAGCCGTGTCGCCATCTCTATTTGGAAAAATGAAGAGGTCCTTGGATTCGTCTGGGCACTTGAAATTGAGAAAAAGCTATCGCCTTCAGAGCTTCAATTATTAAAAGAAGCGACAGAGGCCATTAAAAATAAACTACTTAATCTCCATGCCAATAAAACCAAAAGACAGGAACGCAGCCAGGAAATGTTCTGGAGGCTGCTAACAGGAAATGTTCAGTCCATCCACGAAATTCAGCAGGGCTTCGGACAGCTGAATGTGAAGTATCCACAAACGTTTTCTGTCATCCTTTTTACGTTCGGCCCGGAAATTTCCCAAAGTGCTGAGAAGCAAATTGATTATCTGCTTAAAACAACACAGCAGGTTCACGTATTGTTATCTACAACTGACTATAACCAGCTGATCATTTTGGCAGAGCCGCGCGGTGAGCAGGCTTTAACAGAGATTAAAGATTTCTGCGCCTCAACTGTAAGGCAGCTGGATGAAAGATTTGGACTCCGGGGTGTTGAAGCTTGCATTGGAGGAGTCTACGGTGAAACGCTTAAAGTTGAACAAAGTTATCACGAGGCACTTGCCGTTTCAAAAATAAAACAGCGTTTTCCTGAAGAAACCATGTCTTTAACAAGTTTTTCAGAGCTCGGGATCTACCAGTACCTTGATGTGCTTTACGAAAAGCGCAAGCTGGAGGGCTTTGAAAATTACTCTTTGCAGAAGCTTAAGGAATACGATGCTGATCACAAATCCAATTTAACTGAGACGCTTGAGGTTTACTTAGAGGCCGACAGCTCTGTGCATGCTGCCGCCAAACAGCTGAATGTTCATGTAAATACGCTTAGCTACAGACTGAAGCGCATCACTCAAATAGCAGAGATTGACTTAACGAATCCGAATGAGAAAATGACCATTTATTTGGATATGAAGCTGGATCGAATGTCTTTGTGA
- a CDS encoding leucyl aminopeptidase, with amino-acid sequence MFKVMDTLTGNEETLITGLFKKTQPLQGTLAAIDESLEGHVTALLKEGDISADSMAVAKIFPLGKTHLKRIYISGLGREKEWGFEAAREAFGNIVKRLLADRKTEAVIDLDSFTSEHLNGLEAAHALAEALELASYKIKDYKHKSNEPEKKIEELTVLTKEDASEIKAALFVGAAHGRGTNSARTLVNMPSNILTANELAEHAKMLADRYGFECEILEKEEMQKLGMGAMLAVNQGSAEPPKMITLKYNGNENSTETIGLVGKGITFDTGGYSIKTKSGIVGMKTDMGGAAAVLGAMEIIGELKPEQNVVAVIPSTDNVISATAFKPDDVIISMSGKTIEVLNTDAEGRLVLADAITYAKHHGATHLVDVATLTGGVIVALGNDMTGATTNNDALYEQVTAASKECGEPIWQLPITEKDTKRVKSSKMADLSNSPGREGHAIMAAAFLKEFAEDTPWVHLDIAGTSVTNKESRLGPSGATGVMARTLATFIENFEV; translated from the coding sequence ATGTTCAAAGTAATGGATACGCTTACTGGAAATGAAGAAACCCTGATTACAGGATTATTTAAAAAGACACAGCCTTTGCAGGGCACACTTGCAGCTATAGATGAGAGCCTTGAAGGGCATGTGACGGCATTGCTAAAAGAAGGGGATATTAGTGCGGACTCCATGGCCGTTGCGAAAATTTTTCCTTTAGGAAAAACGCATTTAAAAAGAATTTACATTTCCGGGCTGGGAAGGGAAAAGGAATGGGGTTTCGAAGCAGCAAGAGAAGCATTCGGCAATATCGTGAAACGCCTTCTTGCTGACCGGAAAACAGAGGCAGTCATTGATTTGGACTCTTTTACTTCTGAACACCTGAACGGATTGGAAGCAGCACACGCATTGGCTGAGGCACTCGAGCTCGCTTCCTATAAAATTAAAGATTATAAGCATAAATCAAATGAACCTGAAAAAAAGATTGAAGAGCTAACGGTTTTGACGAAAGAAGATGCTTCCGAGATAAAAGCCGCTTTATTTGTTGGAGCTGCACATGGGAGAGGCACAAATTCAGCGAGGACGCTTGTGAATATGCCGTCGAACATTCTAACGGCAAATGAGCTTGCAGAACATGCGAAAATGCTTGCCGATCGATATGGCTTCGAGTGTGAAATTCTTGAAAAAGAAGAGATGCAGAAGCTTGGTATGGGCGCGATGCTTGCTGTAAACCAAGGTTCCGCTGAGCCTCCTAAAATGATTACGCTGAAATACAATGGAAATGAGAACAGTACGGAAACAATTGGCCTTGTAGGCAAAGGAATCACCTTTGATACAGGCGGATATTCCATTAAAACGAAATCAGGAATTGTCGGAATGAAAACGGATATGGGAGGCGCTGCTGCCGTGCTTGGAGCGATGGAAATTATCGGCGAGCTAAAGCCTGAGCAAAACGTAGTGGCGGTTATTCCTTCTACAGACAATGTCATTTCAGCAACTGCCTTCAAGCCGGACGATGTCATCATTTCCATGAGCGGAAAAACAATTGAAGTGTTAAATACCGATGCCGAAGGAAGGCTTGTCCTTGCAGATGCCATCACATATGCCAAACATCATGGAGCGACCCATTTAGTTGATGTTGCGACTCTGACCGGGGGAGTAATTGTTGCATTAGGAAATGATATGACGGGTGCAACGACGAATAATGACGCCCTTTATGAACAAGTGACAGCGGCATCTAAGGAATGCGGGGAGCCAATCTGGCAGCTGCCGATTACAGAAAAAGATACAAAACGTGTAAAAAGCAGCAAAATGGCAGATCTGAGTAATTCTCCTGGAAGAGAGGGACATGCGATTATGGCTGCGGCTTTCTTGAAAGAGTTTGCTGAAGATACTCCGTGGGTCCACTTGGATATTGCAGGTACTTCGGTTACGAACAAAGAAAGCCGTCTTGGACCATCTGGTGCGACAGGAGTCATGGCAAGAACACTCGCTACATTCATAGAAAATTTTGAGGTCTAA
- a CDS encoding ATP-binding protein, whose protein sequence is MYFTLLAIIAIIPFVLGVVILFHNRTPFFQVAISFLLLLAFWQLDLSILYGVELFEIEEAKRYFTFFRFGIIFNFPVVCYFMYILLTRYSKVSLFSKKVFLWPLRLVLIFSFMLSTAVYVLSNTALGVRGLEMYYPGKQYPNHYYPIFGDWQWLFVLNTSLTLFVAFTLIFFSIFLAVKEHRLFSLYLSITVFSVITIGLLSGYKILPLFVSGFSSILLTLIIFIGLIQNLTRGLKEQKNLLHKIMNLNPNYIYVKNEDHQYIIANEAMASLYDMDVEDLLNKTDLELNPRSVQAVKIEMEEKKVLLGIKPKYEKLDKIVDLRGQVKWVEVLKIPVTLEGKQLILCIGNDISQRKRDEEYFLKTEKMSVVGELAAGVAHEIRNPLTSLKGFVQFLGEDENLKHRNHLRVMAEEIDRINEVIDELLLIAKPQGKTFKKEKAAEILDDVVLLMEETAKAAHVQFSITADPELYIMCNKNHLKQVFMNLIKNSIEAMEFGGMMTIYCSLTADGYAQFILKDEGEGIEPDRIEKLGEPFFTTKERGTGLGLTVCYKIVKDEHRGKIQFQSELRKGTTVTILLPLDPIEEAKKRFI, encoded by the coding sequence ATGTACTTTACGTTATTGGCTATTATTGCGATCATTCCTTTCGTATTAGGTGTTGTGATTTTATTTCACAATCGCACTCCTTTTTTTCAAGTTGCCATCAGTTTTCTCCTATTGCTTGCTTTTTGGCAATTAGACTTATCCATTCTATATGGGGTGGAGTTATTTGAAATTGAAGAGGCCAAAAGATATTTCACATTTTTCCGCTTTGGCATTATTTTTAATTTTCCAGTGGTCTGTTATTTCATGTACATTCTTCTCACCCGCTACAGCAAAGTGAGTCTGTTCTCCAAAAAGGTTTTCCTTTGGCCGCTTCGGCTCGTCTTGATTTTCTCCTTTATGTTAAGCACCGCTGTTTATGTGCTCAGCAACACAGCCTTAGGAGTGCGAGGGCTTGAGATGTATTACCCTGGCAAACAGTACCCTAATCACTATTATCCTATTTTTGGAGATTGGCAGTGGCTGTTTGTACTGAACACGAGCTTAACCTTATTTGTTGCCTTCACTTTAATATTTTTCTCCATATTCCTGGCTGTAAAGGAACATCGCTTATTTAGCTTGTATTTAAGCATAACTGTTTTCAGTGTTATCACGATCGGACTTTTAAGCGGGTATAAAATCCTTCCGCTTTTTGTGTCAGGTTTTTCATCTATATTGCTTACTCTAATCATCTTTATTGGTCTTATTCAAAATCTTACCCGCGGTTTGAAGGAGCAAAAAAATCTCCTTCATAAAATTATGAATCTCAATCCCAACTATATTTATGTGAAAAATGAAGACCACCAGTACATTATCGCTAATGAAGCCATGGCTTCACTTTATGATATGGATGTGGAAGATCTTCTGAATAAAACAGACCTGGAGCTGAATCCCCGAAGTGTTCAGGCAGTAAAAATAGAAATGGAAGAGAAGAAGGTTCTGCTTGGGATCAAACCAAAATATGAAAAACTAGATAAAATTGTCGATTTAAGAGGCCAGGTCAAGTGGGTAGAAGTTCTGAAAATTCCCGTAACCCTTGAAGGGAAACAGCTGATTTTATGTATTGGAAATGACATCAGCCAAAGGAAACGGGACGAAGAATACTTTTTAAAAACAGAGAAAATGAGTGTTGTAGGAGAGCTGGCAGCGGGCGTTGCTCATGAAATAAGGAACCCGCTTACCTCGCTTAAAGGGTTTGTTCAATTTTTAGGTGAGGATGAAAACCTGAAGCATCGAAATCATCTTCGAGTCATGGCGGAGGAGATCGATCGGATTAATGAAGTTATTGATGAGCTTTTGCTGATTGCAAAGCCTCAAGGCAAAACTTTTAAAAAAGAAAAAGCTGCAGAGATATTGGATGATGTTGTCTTGCTTATGGAGGAGACAGCCAAAGCTGCTCACGTACAATTCAGCATTACCGCTGATCCGGAACTGTATATCATGTGCAATAAAAATCATCTAAAGCAGGTCTTCATGAACTTAATTAAAAATTCAATTGAAGCAATGGAATTTGGCGGGATGATGACCATCTATTGCTCACTGACAGCTGATGGCTATGCACAATTTATTTTGAAGGATGAGGGAGAAGGCATTGAACCTGACCGGATTGAAAAACTAGGGGAACCATTCTTCACAACGAAAGAGCGAGGGACAGGCTTAGGTCTGACGGTATGCTACAAAATTGTAAAAGATGAGCATAGAGGGAAAATTCAATTTCAGAGTGAATTGAGAAAAGGGACAACCGTTACCATTCTGCTTCCTTTAGATCCAATTGAAGAAGCAAAAAAGAGATTTATTTAA
- a CDS encoding DUF309 domain-containing protein: MDGYPEEYYQFFIHFNEGDFYTCHDLLEEMWLTDKSNLFLKGLLQMSVALYHYSYGNLKGSRAMMRAGRQYIQSYRPIYWGINLEKVSRFMENCLLIIPQVPDKVPYEMTKELPRLPLLILYLE, encoded by the coding sequence ATGGATGGTTATCCGGAGGAATACTACCAGTTTTTCATCCATTTTAATGAAGGCGATTTCTATACGTGCCACGACCTCCTGGAGGAAATGTGGCTGACAGACAAATCCAACCTGTTTTTAAAGGGTTTGCTTCAAATGTCTGTTGCCCTTTATCATTACAGCTACGGCAACTTAAAAGGGTCAAGAGCCATGATGCGCGCTGGCAGGCAGTACATACAGTCCTACCGCCCGATTTACTGGGGCATTAATTTGGAAAAAGTAAGTCGGTTCATGGAAAATTGTTTACTTATTATACCACAGGTCCCGGATAAGGTACCGTATGAAATGACTAAGGAGCTGCCCAGACTCCCCTTGCTCATTCTATACCTTGAATAG
- a CDS encoding divergent PAP2 family protein, whose product MDIFYNFPLIAALTAIFFAQVVKVPIHFIAIRKWDWSLVTSTGGMPSSHSAAVTALTTAVALEEGLGSTLFAVSAIFAVITMFDATGVRRHAGEQATVLNKLVIDFNRFMKEAKDWQQNQEQEKQKRLKELLGHQPIEVFFGGITGILLTLLMHYLFFQL is encoded by the coding sequence ATGGATATATTTTATAATTTCCCTTTAATAGCTGCTCTGACTGCGATATTTTTCGCTCAGGTTGTGAAAGTACCCATTCATTTTATTGCCATTAGAAAATGGGATTGGTCACTCGTAACCAGTACAGGCGGTATGCCCAGCTCCCATTCAGCAGCCGTAACTGCCCTGACAACAGCAGTGGCACTCGAAGAAGGTCTCGGTTCCACCCTATTTGCCGTGTCGGCAATATTTGCAGTTATCACCATGTTTGATGCAACGGGAGTTCGCCGCCATGCGGGTGAACAAGCCACTGTTCTTAATAAACTGGTCATTGATTTTAACCGTTTTATGAAGGAAGCGAAAGATTGGCAGCAAAATCAGGAACAGGAAAAACAAAAGAGGCTAAAGGAATTACTAGGCCATCAGCCAATTGAAGTTTTTTTCGGCGGGATTACTGGAATTCTGCTTACCCTGTTAATGCATTACCTCTTTTTCCAACTATAG
- a CDS encoding biotin transporter BioY, with protein MGRKFQTIDLVYASMFAALMAVGANLTSWVPFLQVAGVPLSMAPFFCVLSGLLLGSRLGAVSMTVYALIGAAGAPVFAGFSSGFGILFGKTGGFILSYILAAYAAGKIVEWNKNPKLPVFMAAAFAGIIVIYLFGTTYMYAIINYVAGAKLSYLAAWQIMVWFAVKDVVFTIFAALITPRIYHQVKKGNRQTKQRAA; from the coding sequence ATGGGTAGAAAATTTCAGACAATTGATTTAGTATACGCCAGCATGTTTGCCGCTTTAATGGCAGTCGGGGCAAATTTAACTTCATGGGTGCCGTTTTTGCAGGTTGCGGGAGTACCGCTGTCAATGGCTCCTTTTTTCTGTGTGCTTTCAGGGCTTTTGCTCGGTAGCCGTTTGGGAGCGGTATCTATGACGGTCTATGCACTTATAGGCGCTGCAGGTGCACCTGTCTTTGCTGGATTTTCTTCGGGATTTGGCATTCTTTTTGGAAAAACCGGCGGATTTATTCTTTCCTACATATTAGCCGCTTATGCAGCAGGAAAAATCGTAGAATGGAACAAAAATCCGAAGCTTCCGGTATTTATGGCCGCTGCATTTGCAGGAATCATCGTAATTTACTTGTTCGGAACAACCTACATGTATGCAATCATCAATTATGTAGCAGGGGCCAAGCTTTCCTACTTGGCAGCATGGCAGATCATGGTATGGTTCGCCGTTAAAGATGTTGTGTTCACCATCTTCGCAGCCCTTATCACTCCGCGTATCTATCATCAGGTAAAAAAGGGAAACCGTCAAACAAAACAGCGGGCAGCATAA
- a CDS encoding response regulator transcription factor — translation MSYTVYLVEDENHLNTVLTTYLKQENWEVKSFHNGMDAIRSIHEQPHLWILDIMLPDIDGYDVIKEIKKMNEDTPVIFISARDEDLDRIIGLELGGDDYLAKPFLPKELIIRAKKIMKRTYEKHEEPSLIYGPYIIKERERTISENNEVIQLTSKEFDLFVYLVKHVGSALSREQILTYVWGDNYFGSDRVVDDLVRRVRKKCPKLHVETIYGYGYRTVKYLEK, via the coding sequence ATGTCTTATACCGTCTATTTAGTAGAAGATGAAAATCATTTAAATACCGTATTAACCACATATTTGAAACAGGAAAATTGGGAGGTTAAGAGCTTTCATAATGGAATGGATGCGATTAGAAGCATTCATGAACAGCCCCATTTATGGATTCTCGATATTATGCTGCCGGACATAGATGGATATGACGTTATAAAAGAAATTAAAAAAATGAACGAAGATACTCCTGTCATATTTATTAGTGCCAGGGATGAAGACCTCGACCGGATAATTGGTCTGGAGCTTGGCGGAGATGACTATCTTGCCAAACCATTTTTGCCGAAGGAACTGATCATCCGTGCGAAAAAAATTATGAAGCGCACATATGAAAAGCATGAGGAGCCAAGCCTGATTTATGGTCCTTATATCATTAAAGAAAGAGAGCGGACCATTTCTGAAAACAATGAAGTGATTCAGCTGACGTCAAAGGAATTTGATTTGTTTGTCTATCTTGTCAAGCACGTAGGAAGCGCACTGAGCCGTGAGCAGATCTTAACCTATGTTTGGGGGGACAATTATTTTGGCTCGGACCGGGTAGTGGATGACTTAGTCCGAAGAGTTAGAAAAAAATGTCCGAAGCTGCATGTTGAGACCATTTACGGATATGGATACCGGACGGTAAAGTATCTTGAGAAATAA
- a CDS encoding Na+/H+ antiporter family protein has product MNAVILAVAVLLVLSLVRVNVVFSLIIGALAGGFASGLDIKTIGEAFTSGLGGNAAVALSYASLGAFAVALTKTGLPDAMVHFAIKLVGREGESNRKTLSKVLILFIILLVSISSQNIVPVHIAFIPVLIPPLLKIFNQLQIDRRLVAAVITFGLITPYMYIQAGFGAIFHGILRDNMKQAGLAIKLSDIPDAMLIPSLGMVTGLILAFFFYRKKRIYEDREITGAEAVAFSKKSLSFAAAAIIISLAVQLYLSHLEIEGGMIFGALAGIAVLYITGAMKWKEADGILTKGMQMMAFIGFVMLAASGFASVMEETGHIEKMVRGASALIGDNQSLAALLMLIVGLLVTMGIGSSFSTVPIITALFVPLCINLGFSPLATIAIIGTAGALGDAGSPVSDSTLGPTSGLNADGQHDHVWDTTVPTFLLYNIPLILFGWIAAMVL; this is encoded by the coding sequence ATGAATGCTGTCATTTTAGCTGTTGCCGTTCTTCTAGTGCTAAGCCTTGTCAGAGTAAATGTTGTATTTTCTCTGATTATCGGTGCATTGGCAGGGGGGTTCGCAAGCGGCTTGGATATAAAAACAATTGGAGAAGCTTTTACTTCCGGATTGGGAGGAAATGCTGCAGTCGCTCTCAGCTATGCATCACTTGGTGCATTTGCCGTTGCGCTTACTAAAACCGGGCTGCCGGATGCAATGGTGCACTTTGCGATTAAACTAGTAGGCAGAGAAGGAGAATCGAATAGAAAAACTCTTTCCAAGGTTTTGATCTTATTCATCATCCTGCTGGTTTCGATTTCTTCTCAAAATATCGTACCTGTTCATATCGCGTTTATTCCCGTTTTAATTCCGCCTCTATTAAAGATCTTTAATCAGCTTCAAATTGACCGAAGACTTGTGGCTGCTGTTATTACATTTGGTTTAATTACACCGTATATGTATATTCAAGCAGGTTTCGGAGCAATTTTTCATGGGATTTTAAGAGATAATATGAAGCAAGCGGGACTTGCTATTAAACTTTCGGATATTCCAGATGCCATGCTCATTCCTTCTTTAGGAATGGTAACCGGCTTAATACTTGCTTTCTTTTTCTATAGAAAGAAAAGGATTTATGAAGATCGTGAAATTACAGGGGCAGAGGCAGTAGCCTTTTCTAAAAAATCTCTCAGCTTTGCGGCAGCGGCCATTATTATATCCCTTGCTGTTCAGTTATACCTGTCACACCTGGAGATTGAGGGAGGAATGATTTTCGGAGCCCTTGCGGGAATTGCGGTTCTCTATATTACAGGCGCGATGAAATGGAAGGAAGCAGATGGAATCCTGACAAAAGGGATGCAGATGATGGCATTCATCGGATTCGTTATGCTTGCTGCATCGGGCTTTGCCAGTGTAATGGAAGAAACCGGCCATATTGAGAAGATGGTGAGAGGTGCTTCAGCACTAATCGGAGATAACCAGTCATTAGCTGCGCTGCTCATGCTTATAGTTGGACTGCTCGTCACGATGGGAATTGGGTCTTCCTTTTCAACGGTTCCCATTATTACAGCTTTATTTGTCCCATTGTGTATAAACCTCGGCTTTAGTCCTTTAGCTACGATCGCTATTATTGGAACGGCAGGTGCACTTGGAGACGCAGGTTCACCTGTATCGGACAGTACACTTGGTCCCACATCGGGCTTAAATGCAGATGGACAGCATGACCATGTCTGGGATACTACTGTTCCGACATTTCTCCTCTATAACATTCCGCTTATCCTGTTTGGATGGATAGCGGCAATGGTTCTCTGA